The following proteins are encoded in a genomic region of Thermococcus pacificus:
- the pfdA gene encoding prefoldin subunit alpha yields MAETNEQLERLAYEYQLLQAQAQLLAQNLELLTLGRNEFQAVKETLEELKKVEDEKPEILVPIGAGSFLKGVIVDKENAIVSVGAGYAVEKSLDDAIAYIDARIREYEEAIAKTQDGLKKLEAQLGELAQKAQELQQRQAMGFSVKN; encoded by the coding sequence ATGGCGGAGACGAACGAACAGCTTGAGAGGCTCGCTTACGAGTACCAGCTCCTGCAGGCCCAGGCCCAGCTCCTGGCCCAAAACCTTGAGCTCCTCACCCTCGGAAGGAACGAGTTCCAGGCTGTTAAGGAGACGCTCGAGGAACTCAAGAAGGTCGAGGACGAGAAGCCGGAGATTCTCGTGCCGATCGGCGCGGGCTCGTTCCTTAAGGGGGTCATAGTTGACAAGGAAAACGCCATCGTCAGCGTTGGGGCAGGCTATGCCGTCGAGAAGAGCCTCGACGATGCCATAGCATACATCGACGCCAGGATTAGAGAGTACGAAGAGGCGATCGCCAAAACCCAGGACGGTCTTAAGAAACTGGAGGCCCAGCTCGGGGAGCTCGCCCAGAAAGCTCAGGAGCTCCAGCAGAGGCAGGCGATGGGCTTCAGCGTGAAGAATTGA
- a CDS encoding nucleotide-binding protein, with the protein MQIAIASGKGGVGKSTITASLLYFLKDEYKLIAVDADAEAPNLGLLLGVIEWEEEREHIGAKVARINTESCIRCGICMERCPYDSIYIDDEGNYVVNELTCEGCNVCGLVCPVPGTIALEEVRSGVVRKATTKYGFPIISAQLDVGRPESGKLVTEEKEWAKKIMEELNLEHMVVDSAAGIGCQVIASLGGADVAILIAEPTPASLSDVQRAYKVVQHFREPAYLIINKADINPGFTKLREWAEAEGIPILGEVPYDRAIPESMVMLKPVVEAFPESKAAKALREIAERIKGEIIG; encoded by the coding sequence ATGCAGATAGCAATAGCGAGCGGTAAGGGCGGCGTTGGAAAGAGCACGATAACGGCCTCGCTCCTCTACTTCCTCAAGGACGAGTATAAACTCATCGCGGTCGATGCCGACGCGGAAGCGCCAAACCTCGGTCTACTCCTCGGGGTCATCGAGTGGGAGGAGGAGCGGGAGCACATAGGTGCGAAGGTTGCCAGGATAAACACCGAGAGCTGCATAAGGTGCGGCATCTGTATGGAGCGCTGCCCCTACGACAGCATCTACATCGACGATGAGGGCAACTACGTGGTTAACGAGCTAACCTGCGAGGGCTGCAACGTCTGCGGCCTGGTCTGCCCTGTCCCGGGAACCATAGCCCTCGAAGAGGTGCGCTCGGGCGTCGTGAGGAAAGCCACCACCAAGTACGGCTTCCCGATAATCTCCGCCCAGCTCGACGTTGGCAGGCCGGAGAGTGGGAAGCTAGTCACGGAGGAGAAGGAGTGGGCAAAGAAGATAATGGAGGAGCTCAACCTGGAGCACATGGTCGTTGACTCCGCCGCTGGAATCGGCTGTCAGGTGATAGCAAGCCTTGGAGGAGCAGACGTCGCGATACTAATAGCAGAGCCCACTCCAGCATCGCTGAGCGACGTTCAGAGGGCTTATAAAGTCGTCCAGCACTTCAGGGAGCCGGCCTATCTCATAATCAACAAGGCAGACATCAACCCAGGCTTTACAAAGCTGAGAGAGTGGGCTGAGGCAGAGGGTATCCCGATACTCGGCGAGGTGCCCTACGATAGGGCCATTCCAGAGAGCATGGTGATGCTGAAGCCGGTGGTCGAGGCGTTCCCCGAGTCAAAGGCGGCCAAAGCTCTCAGGGAGATAGCCGAGAGGATAAAAGGGGAGATAATCGGCTGA
- a CDS encoding P-loop NTPase, translating to MQIAVSGGKGGTGKSTVAVNLAIALKQLGTELTFADLDVEAPNDHLLLGVELANEEPVVQFMPRFDYSKCTKCRKCAEVCEEHAIITLKDGTPFLMPNLCSGCRACEIVCPVPGAILEGQRLIGHTYITPTPYGFTLVTGKLREGEERSMPLVVAAKKKALEVRKGLLFIDTAAGTGNTVSKAVEFSDLLIAVTEPTPLGIHDTELILELGKLMEMPTWVVINRADLGEKEKVYELAKKYGAEVVAEIPYSENIVKSYVEGKPIVLTNYPEAEIFEGLAERVLKFIGGGE from the coding sequence TTGCAGATAGCCGTGAGCGGTGGAAAGGGAGGAACTGGAAAGTCAACTGTTGCTGTAAACCTTGCAATTGCGCTCAAACAGCTTGGAACGGAGCTTACTTTTGCTGACCTCGACGTCGAGGCTCCAAACGACCACCTTCTCCTCGGGGTTGAACTCGCTAACGAGGAGCCGGTGGTGCAGTTCATGCCGCGCTTTGACTACTCGAAGTGCACCAAGTGCAGGAAGTGCGCCGAGGTCTGCGAGGAGCACGCCATAATCACCTTGAAGGACGGGACACCGTTCCTCATGCCAAACCTCTGTTCAGGCTGCCGCGCGTGCGAGATAGTCTGCCCGGTGCCGGGGGCGATACTCGAAGGTCAGAGGCTCATCGGCCACACATACATCACACCGACCCCCTACGGGTTCACCCTCGTCACCGGAAAGCTGAGGGAAGGGGAGGAGCGCTCGATGCCTCTGGTTGTAGCCGCCAAGAAGAAGGCACTGGAAGTGAGGAAGGGGCTCCTCTTCATCGATACTGCTGCAGGGACCGGAAACACCGTTTCGAAGGCCGTCGAGTTCTCTGACCTGCTCATAGCGGTCACCGAGCCCACTCCCCTCGGAATCCACGACACCGAGCTCATCCTCGAGCTTGGAAAGCTAATGGAGATGCCCACGTGGGTGGTCATCAACAGGGCCGACCTCGGCGAGAAGGAGAAGGTCTACGAGTTAGCCAAAAAGTACGGTGCTGAAGTGGTCGCGGAGATACCCTACAGCGAGAACATCGTGAAGAGCTACGTCGAGGGGAAGCCGATAGTCCTGACGAACTATCCCGAGGCGGAAATCTTTGAAGGGCTCGCTGAGAGGGTTCTCAAGTTCATCGGGGGTGGTGAGTGA
- a CDS encoding NifB/NifX family molybdenum-iron cluster-binding protein, which yields MRCLKVAFGMEDDEHLIDAHYGDSEFFAIYEVCEDGSVKLLEKRPNKAKDFEEEHDEGHGNPRKFKAVVSQLLDVDVLAAFRMGPNFLRIRDKTNKVAFFTRTRDLKLALQRIVENFDELWEQVQEKKRAIEKPIVEE from the coding sequence ATGAGGTGCCTGAAGGTCGCGTTTGGAATGGAGGACGATGAACACCTCATAGATGCCCACTACGGCGACTCGGAGTTCTTCGCGATTTATGAAGTCTGCGAAGACGGTAGCGTTAAACTCCTGGAAAAGAGGCCGAATAAAGCTAAGGACTTCGAAGAGGAACATGACGAGGGCCACGGCAACCCGCGGAAGTTCAAAGCCGTTGTCAGCCAGCTCCTCGACGTTGACGTCCTTGCGGCGTTCAGGATGGGCCCGAACTTTCTCAGAATAAGGGACAAAACCAACAAGGTGGCTTTCTTTACCAGAACTAGGGACCTAAAGCTCGCCCTCCAGAGGATTGTTGAGAACTTCGACGAGCTGTGGGAGCAGGTGCAGGAGAAGAAGAGAGCCATCGAAAAGCCGATCGTCGAGGAGTGA